The Deltaproteobacteria bacterium genome window below encodes:
- the uvrB gene encoding excinuclease ABC subunit UvrB, with protein sequence MENRFRLKSPFPPSGDQPEAIRSLVEGLAGGTLRQVLLGVTGSGKTYTVANVIAETNRPALVIAPNKTLAAQLFAEFKELFPENAVEYFVSYYDYYQPEAYIPQTDTYIEKDSAINEQIDKMRHSATRSVMTRTDVVVVASVSCIYGLGSPEFYNRMTVRVTEGAEFPRNALLRRLVDIQYERNDIDFHRGTFRVRGDAVELFPAYEEDRVLRIEFDEDAISRIRYTDPLRGTRLYDVRETVIFPASHYVTPEDHLERAVKGIEAELAERLAALSAQGKILEAERLKQRTTYDLEMIQQMGFCSGIENYSRHLDGRKPGQPPHTLLSYFPQGYLTFIDESHITVPQLNGMYNGDRSRKETLVDFGFRLPSALDNRPLRFEEFCGSVGQTIYVSATPGTYELREGRQAVAEQIIRPTGLVDPEVEVRPASRQVDDLLAEIRARAEAGERVLVTTLTKRMAEDLTEHYEEQGVRVQYLHSDIDTVERVNIIRNLRLGQFDVLIGINLLREGLDLPEVSLVAILDADKEGFLRSARSLIQTFGRAARNVSGKVILYADKLTDSMREAISETERRREKQRIYNERNGITPETVKKNIAAPIGQICDADYVTVAAQEGWDFSSPEELSKMLRKLRKEMDRAAKKLDFERAAEIRDRLLALEKIELSAR encoded by the coding sequence TTGGAGAACCGGTTCCGCCTGAAATCGCCTTTCCCTCCCTCGGGGGACCAGCCGGAAGCGATCCGATCGCTTGTCGAAGGTCTTGCCGGCGGAACGCTGCGGCAGGTTCTGCTCGGCGTGACCGGCTCCGGCAAGACGTACACGGTGGCGAACGTCATCGCCGAAACGAACCGCCCCGCCCTCGTCATAGCCCCCAACAAGACGCTCGCCGCCCAGCTCTTCGCGGAGTTCAAGGAGTTGTTCCCGGAGAACGCCGTCGAATATTTCGTCTCCTATTACGACTACTACCAGCCCGAGGCGTACATCCCGCAGACGGACACGTACATCGAAAAAGACTCGGCGATCAACGAGCAGATCGACAAGATGCGGCACAGCGCGACCCGCTCCGTGATGACGCGGACCGACGTAGTGGTGGTCGCATCCGTTTCCTGCATTTACGGGCTGGGCTCTCCCGAGTTTTACAACCGGATGACCGTGCGTGTCACCGAAGGCGCGGAGTTCCCACGGAACGCGCTGCTCCGCCGGTTGGTGGACATACAGTACGAACGGAACGACATCGATTTCCACCGCGGGACCTTCCGCGTGCGCGGCGATGCCGTGGAACTTTTTCCCGCATACGAGGAGGACCGGGTATTAAGGATAGAGTTCGACGAGGACGCGATATCGCGAATCCGATACACGGACCCGCTTCGCGGAACTCGCCTCTACGACGTACGGGAAACCGTCATCTTTCCCGCGAGCCATTACGTGACGCCCGAGGACCACCTGGAGCGAGCCGTCAAGGGCATCGAGGCCGAGCTGGCGGAGCGGCTGGCGGCCCTGTCGGCGCAGGGGAAGATCCTGGAGGCGGAGCGCCTCAAGCAGCGGACCACCTACGATCTCGAGATGATCCAACAGATGGGCTTCTGCAGCGGGATCGAGAACTACTCCCGCCACCTCGACGGGCGAAAGCCCGGACAGCCGCCGCACACGCTCCTTTCCTACTTTCCGCAGGGCTACCTTACCTTCATCGACGAGTCGCACATAACCGTCCCGCAGCTCAACGGGATGTACAACGGCGACCGCTCCCGGAAGGAGACGCTGGTCGATTTCGGGTTCCGGCTGCCGTCGGCCCTCGACAACCGGCCGCTACGGTTCGAGGAGTTCTGCGGGAGCGTGGGGCAGACCATTTACGTTTCCGCGACACCGGGGACATACGAGCTGCGGGAGGGCAGGCAGGCGGTCGCCGAGCAGATCATCCGGCCGACGGGGCTCGTCGACCCGGAGGTGGAAGTGCGGCCCGCGAGCAGGCAGGTGGACGACCTCCTTGCCGAGATCCGCGCACGAGCCGAGGCGGGGGAGCGCGTGCTGGTCACGACCTTGACCAAGCGCATGGCGGAGGACCTCACGGAGCACTACGAGGAGCAGGGGGTCCGCGTTCAGTACCTGCACTCCGACATCGACACGGTGGAGCGTGTGAACATCATCCGTAATCTGCGCCTGGGGCAGTTCGACGTCCTGATCGGAATCAATCTGCTGCGGGAGGGGCTGGATCTTCCGGAAGTGTCGCTCGTGGCCATTCTCGATGCCGACAAGGAAGGATTCCTCCGATCGGCCCGCTCCCTCATCCAGACGTTCGGACGCGCCGCCCGCAATGTATCCGGAAAGGTGATCCTGTACGCCGACAAGCTCACCGATTCGATGCGGGAGGCGATCTCGGAGACCGAACGCCGCCGCGAAAAGCAGCGGATTTACAACGAGCGCAACGGAATCACGCCCGAGACGGTGAAGAAGAACATCGCCGCCCCCATCGG